Proteins found in one uncultured Fretibacterium sp. genomic segment:
- a CDS encoding DciA family protein — protein MKGPTGENVQNAIRAGRGRLERVASLKELLEEMVPGRNEWIEKLKDIMKNWAAIVGPGRARLSAPYELEDGELRIAVATPHAAQQIVNMKGNILRILGNRWNLDVEGIRVTLGPPPPRPRPLQDVPRRRHPCVVLPQEEVEELRRSCPETLSDEAAEGLARLRAYFARRFPRA, from the coding sequence ATGAAGGGGCCAACGGGGGAGAACGTCCAGAACGCGATTCGAGCGGGGCGCGGGCGTCTGGAACGGGTGGCGTCCCTGAAGGAACTTTTAGAGGAGATGGTCCCCGGGCGGAACGAATGGATCGAAAAGCTCAAAGATATTATGAAAAACTGGGCGGCGATCGTCGGGCCCGGACGGGCCCGTCTCTCGGCTCCTTACGAGCTGGAGGACGGAGAACTGCGGATTGCCGTGGCGACGCCCCATGCCGCCCAGCAGATAGTCAATATGAAGGGCAACATCCTCCGCATCCTGGGGAACCGCTGGAACCTGGACGTCGAGGGGATTCGGGTCACCCTCGGGCCGCCGCCCCCGAGGCCCCGGCCCCTGCAGGATGTTCCAAGACGCCGACATCCGTGCGTCGTGCTTCCGCAGGAGGAGGTCGAGGAGCTCAGGAGGTCCTGCCCCGAGACGCTGTCCGACGAGGCTGCGGAAGGGCTGGCCCGCCTTCGCGCCTACTTCGCCCGCCGCTTCCCCCGCGCGTGA
- a CDS encoding HU family DNA-binding protein: MTKAELIDQIAEKLLVKKKDVAPIVEEVFASIEGALAKGEKCTFVGFGVFEVKERAAREGRNPQDPSKVVKIPAKKVPVFRPGKDLKEKVLAVKGKKKAK; encoded by the coding sequence GTGACTAAAGCCGAGCTTATCGACCAGATTGCCGAGAAGTTGCTTGTGAAGAAGAAGGACGTTGCCCCTATCGTCGAGGAGGTTTTCGCTTCGATCGAGGGAGCCCTGGCCAAGGGGGAGAAGTGCACGTTCGTCGGCTTCGGCGTTTTTGAGGTCAAGGAGCGCGCCGCGCGCGAGGGCCGCAACCCGCAGGATCCTTCCAAAGTCGTCAAGATTCCCGCTAAGAAGGTCCCTGTGTTCCGTCCCGGCAAGGACCTGAAGGAGAAGGTCCTGGCCGTCAAGGGCAAGAAGAAGGCGAAGTAA
- a CDS encoding phosphatidylglycerol lysyltransferase domain-containing protein, with the protein MLFFRPLTWEDRAPYSELYGRTSVKYAEYSFFSLWGWGDTNPMELAWDNTLCWLRSHGNKPGFCSPVGDWDTADWDALLREHFVPGDILLDVPEAIVGRFSDSLAARLKVTEDRDEWEYLHSVPELVTLEGSRFAQKRAHVRSFQSSYDWEYVPLLPEDFPELLDFQARWLRRREGGPSPSLKDEDRAIRRALERWDELPFLGALLRADGITVGYTIAEELDAKTLDICFEKALEDYAGSYQALNQLFLRNQGSDYAWVNREEDMGNPGLREAKLSYHPVQLLKKYRVEILSAPQGI; encoded by the coding sequence ATGCTCTTTTTTAGACCGTTGACCTGGGAGGATCGGGCGCCATATAGCGAGTTATACGGCCGAACCTCCGTCAAGTATGCCGAATACTCCTTTTTCTCCCTGTGGGGTTGGGGGGATACGAATCCCATGGAGCTGGCCTGGGACAACACGCTCTGCTGGCTGCGCTCGCACGGGAACAAACCTGGGTTCTGTTCGCCCGTGGGGGACTGGGACACCGCGGACTGGGACGCCCTCCTTCGAGAGCATTTCGTGCCTGGCGACATCCTGCTGGACGTCCCGGAGGCCATCGTCGGACGTTTTTCCGATTCCCTGGCCGCCCGGCTCAAAGTTACGGAGGACCGGGACGAGTGGGAATACCTCCATTCCGTGCCCGAGCTGGTCACTTTGGAGGGAAGCCGCTTCGCCCAGAAGCGGGCCCATGTTCGCTCCTTTCAGTCCTCCTATGACTGGGAATACGTCCCACTCCTCCCGGAGGATTTTCCCGAGCTCCTGGATTTCCAGGCGAGGTGGCTGCGACGCAGGGAAGGCGGTCCCTCGCCCTCCCTCAAGGACGAGGACCGAGCCATTCGGCGCGCCCTCGAACGGTGGGACGAGCTTCCCTTTCTTGGGGCCCTGCTGCGGGCTGACGGAATAACCGTCGGCTACACGATCGCCGAGGAATTGGACGCGAAAACCCTGGACATCTGCTTTGAAAAGGCCCTGGAAGATTATGCAGGAAGCTACCAGGCCCTGAATCAACTTTTTCTGCGGAATCAAGGATCGGACTACGCCTGGGTGAACCGCGAGGAGGACATGGGCAATCCGGGTCTTAGGGAGGCGAAGCTCTCCTACCATCCGGTTCAGCTGCTTAAAAAATACCGCGTCGAGATCCTGTCCGCGCCCCAGGGGATATAA
- a CDS encoding UDP-glucose/GDP-mannose dehydrogenase family protein — translation MKLATIGTGYVGLVTGTCLAKFGNAVVCADTDLERVETLRRGEVPFYEPGLAEMMVRNMEEGRLSFTADVGEALKGADVCFITVGTPSAPDGSADLSYVESAARSVGRGMSGSLLTIVKSTVPVGTNARVRDWIASELEGRSASFGLSMASNPEFLREGAALRDFLEPDRVVLGTDSPEAREILTSLYSFLEPSRLLFMDIASAEMAKYAANAMLAMRISFMNEMANICDRVGADVESVRRAMGMDSRIGSKFLYAGCGYGGSCFPKDVRALRDFARSAGYEPRLLTAVDEVNEHQKGVLFEKISERLGELSGRTVAVWGLAFKPKTSDTREAPAQVLIRSLLDAGARVQAHDPRAVGETREALGDRRGLVYVHEPYDAVNGADALAVVTEWDIYRQPDFDRIKRLLRQPIVVDGRNLYSCSDMRRRGFDYLSIGRPTAWGYSGSPSL, via the coding sequence ATGAAGCTGGCGACGATCGGAACAGGATACGTGGGGCTGGTCACGGGGACCTGCCTGGCCAAGTTCGGCAACGCCGTGGTCTGCGCGGACACGGACCTGGAGCGGGTGGAGACCCTGCGCCGGGGCGAAGTGCCCTTCTATGAGCCCGGCCTTGCGGAGATGATGGTCCGCAACATGGAGGAGGGACGGCTTTCCTTCACCGCGGACGTCGGGGAGGCCCTGAAGGGTGCGGACGTCTGCTTCATCACGGTGGGGACCCCCTCGGCGCCCGACGGCAGCGCGGACCTGTCCTACGTCGAGAGCGCCGCCCGGAGCGTGGGCCGCGGGATGTCCGGCAGCCTGCTGACAATCGTCAAGTCCACCGTCCCCGTAGGGACAAACGCCAGGGTCCGGGACTGGATAGCCTCCGAGCTCGAGGGCCGTTCGGCCAGCTTCGGCCTGTCGATGGCCTCCAACCCGGAGTTCCTGCGCGAGGGGGCCGCCCTGCGCGACTTCCTGGAGCCGGACCGGGTCGTGCTGGGCACGGACTCCCCCGAGGCCCGGGAGATCCTGACCTCGCTCTACTCCTTCCTCGAGCCGTCGCGGCTCCTTTTCATGGACATCGCGTCGGCGGAGATGGCGAAGTACGCGGCCAACGCGATGCTGGCGATGCGCATCTCCTTCATGAACGAGATGGCGAACATCTGCGACCGCGTCGGGGCCGATGTGGAGAGCGTGCGCCGGGCAATGGGCATGGACAGCAGGATCGGCTCGAAGTTCCTCTACGCGGGGTGCGGCTACGGCGGCTCCTGCTTCCCCAAGGACGTCCGCGCGCTGCGCGACTTCGCCCGGTCGGCGGGCTACGAGCCCCGACTTCTCACGGCGGTGGACGAGGTGAACGAGCACCAGAAGGGAGTACTCTTTGAGAAGATCTCCGAGCGGCTGGGCGAGCTGTCGGGCCGGACCGTCGCCGTGTGGGGGCTGGCCTTCAAGCCCAAGACCTCCGACACGCGCGAGGCCCCGGCCCAGGTCCTGATCCGCAGCCTGCTGGACGCCGGGGCCCGGGTTCAGGCCCATGACCCCCGCGCCGTGGGGGAGACCCGGGAGGCGCTGGGCGACCGCCGGGGATTGGTGTACGTCCACGAACCCTACGACGCCGTGAACGGAGCGGACGCCCTCGCCGTGGTGACGGAGTGGGACATCTACCGCCAGCCGGACTTCGATCGGATCAAGAGACTGCTCCGGCAGCCGATCGTCGTGGACGGCCGAAACCTGTATTCCTGCTCCGACATGCGTCGCAGGGGGTTCGACTACCTCTCCATCGGCCGACCGACGGCCTGGGGTTACTCCGGGTCCCCCTCGCTCTGA
- the amrA gene encoding AmmeMemoRadiSam system protein A, with protein sequence MPWVWAALMPHPPILVPEVGLGRENEARETRKGLELLVESLRDRKPDVLLVLSPHQPYAPGALFLNSAGRAAGTLAPFGAPSVTIGLACPRELRRAVAERLSALGTRIREGNHPDLTSDQGTLVPLYFLRRAWGWDEENLSGNLPPTLLASPIGLTPGEALSLGERLALLDDGLRWGLVASGDLSHRLTPDAPAGYSPEGRIFDAAVLEALKSADAGPLLSLSPETLEAAGECGLRSVMTMLGLAGAVCGAIRVFSYEGPFGVGYCSALWEPSDAGASHEGAPHGDAAHGEAPYGEAPEDPPCVRLARETVTRLLERRPLPGSGTEAAPSELWAEHRACFVSIKTRSGALRGCIGTLAPLQRSLDREIIANAVSAATRDPRFPPMTREELPGVLFSVDVLSEPEPVTDLVDLDPGEWGVIVSKDGRRGVLLPDLEGVDTVEEQLAIAARKAGIAELRGASVERFRVDRFKERGA encoded by the coding sequence ATGCCCTGGGTGTGGGCGGCCCTGATGCCGCATCCCCCGATCCTCGTCCCCGAGGTGGGGCTGGGGCGCGAGAACGAGGCTCGAGAGACCCGGAAGGGGCTGGAGCTCCTGGTGGAGTCCCTGAGGGACCGGAAGCCCGACGTGCTGCTGGTCCTGTCCCCCCACCAGCCCTATGCGCCCGGGGCGCTCTTCCTCAACTCCGCCGGGCGCGCGGCGGGGACGCTGGCTCCCTTCGGCGCCCCGTCCGTGACGATCGGGCTCGCCTGTCCCAGGGAGCTCCGCAGGGCAGTTGCGGAACGCCTGTCCGCGTTGGGGACCCGGATTCGGGAGGGGAACCACCCCGACCTGACGAGCGATCAGGGGACCCTCGTGCCCCTGTATTTCCTGCGTCGAGCCTGGGGATGGGACGAAGAGAATCTATCGGGAAATCTGCCGCCGACCCTCCTGGCCTCGCCCATCGGGCTGACGCCGGGCGAGGCTCTTTCCCTGGGGGAGAGGCTGGCGCTCCTCGACGACGGCCTGCGCTGGGGGCTGGTGGCCAGCGGCGACCTGTCGCATCGCCTGACGCCGGACGCCCCGGCGGGCTACAGCCCCGAGGGGCGCATATTCGACGCCGCGGTCCTCGAGGCTCTGAAGTCCGCCGACGCCGGCCCCCTGCTCTCGCTGTCCCCGGAGACGCTGGAGGCGGCGGGGGAGTGCGGCCTGCGCTCTGTCATGACGATGCTGGGGCTCGCCGGCGCAGTCTGCGGGGCGATCCGGGTGTTCTCCTACGAGGGCCCGTTTGGGGTGGGGTACTGCAGCGCCCTCTGGGAGCCGTCCGACGCAGGTGCGTCTCATGAAGGTGCGCCTCACGGAGACGCGGCCCATGGGGAGGCGCCCTACGGAGAAGCGCCGGAGGACCCTCCCTGTGTGCGTCTGGCGCGCGAGACGGTGACGCGCCTGCTGGAGAGACGCCCTCTGCCGGGCTCGGGAACGGAGGCGGCGCCCTCGGAGCTCTGGGCGGAACACCGCGCCTGCTTCGTCTCCATCAAGACGCGGTCCGGGGCCCTGAGGGGCTGCATCGGCACCCTGGCCCCCTTGCAGCGTAGCCTGGACCGTGAGATCATCGCCAACGCCGTGTCGGCCGCGACCCGCGACCCCCGCTTTCCGCCCATGACGCGCGAGGAGCTCCCGGGCGTCCTCTTCTCGGTGGACGTGCTCTCCGAACCCGAGCCGGTGACGGACCTCGTCGATCTGGACCCCGGGGAGTGGGGCGTCATCGTCTCGAAGGACGGACGGCGCGGTGTCCTCCTTCCCGACCTCGAGGGCGTGGACACGGTCGAGGAGCAGCTCGCCATCGCGGCGCGGAAGGCGGGCATCGCCGAACTTCGAGGCGCCTCCGTCGAGCGGTTCCGGGTGGATCGCTTTAAGGAACGGGGGGCCTGA
- a CDS encoding lysozyme inhibitor LprI family protein: MVRISRLLGLLTAFAACGVFYLGVMAGPAAGLSDAEYREMMKDPDFARADRALNKEWSRILKEGGLSKAGIKALKAVQAEWVRKGRDAEARRNMAEFGYTALRAYISATAMRVDELPHIVEPIFLKDRPDGPQGYYVRLEDGRETGWLSVRWTDKEAGEVRIGMEANLVLGPKSVEYRHWFGEGTVRKGVLEADGEYEGQGRATFTFKGDRVQVAASPDINPDTTDMDVTLDGTYVRQRLPKP, from the coding sequence ATGGTGCGGATTTCACGTCTTTTGGGTCTGTTGACGGCGTTTGCCGCCTGTGGGGTGTTCTATCTCGGCGTCATGGCGGGGCCGGCCGCGGGGCTGAGCGATGCGGAGTATCGCGAGATGATGAAGGACCCGGACTTCGCCAGGGCCGACAGAGCTCTGAACAAAGAATGGTCCAGGATCCTGAAGGAGGGGGGCCTCTCGAAGGCGGGGATAAAGGCCCTGAAGGCGGTTCAGGCGGAGTGGGTGAGGAAGGGGCGCGACGCGGAAGCCAGGCGCAATATGGCGGAATTCGGCTACACGGCCCTCCGAGCCTATATATCGGCAACCGCGATGCGCGTGGACGAGCTGCCGCACATCGTGGAGCCGATCTTCCTCAAGGATCGCCCCGATGGTCCCCAGGGCTATTACGTCCGGCTCGAGGACGGGCGGGAGACGGGCTGGCTCTCCGTCCGCTGGACCGACAAGGAGGCCGGAGAGGTCAGAATCGGTATGGAGGCTAACCTGGTCCTGGGGCCGAAGAGCGTCGAATACCGCCACTGGTTCGGCGAGGGCACGGTGCGAAAGGGAGTGCTCGAGGCCGACGGAGAGTACGAGGGGCAGGGCAGGGCGACCTTCACCTTCAAGGGCGACAGGGTGCAGGTGGCGGCGTCCCCGGACATCAACCCGGACACCACGGACATGGACGTGACGCTCGATGGGACCTACGTCCGTCAGAGGCTGCCGAAGCCGTAG
- a CDS encoding class I SAM-dependent methyltransferase: MVDQNMDENREAQGELDFRSPISETSLLTLYFKAQETRRPDRIIEDPKAIEILEKLGVDMSRFRDKRMSQVGTVIRVRRFDRQTRRILAEWDRPVVVHLACGLDDRFLRTDSGKGVQVDLDLPDVMAVRERFLPGSERNPQIGASMFETAWMDELLERYPGHRFAFIMEGVLMYLQEPDIEGLFRNLAQRFPGGELHFDAVSPWMARNSKMHDSIREYGDDVRFNWGLGGLRDIESWDPALKFVEAEYYMNQELRRWGWAVLLNLIPPLARGAKMLLYKIRKERPSE, from the coding sequence ATGGTCGATCAAAATATGGATGAGAACAGGGAAGCGCAGGGTGAGCTCGATTTCAGGAGCCCCATCTCGGAGACATCGCTCCTGACGCTGTACTTCAAGGCGCAGGAGACGAGGCGCCCCGACCGTATCATCGAGGACCCCAAGGCGATCGAGATCCTGGAGAAGCTCGGCGTGGATATGTCCCGCTTCCGGGACAAGAGGATGTCGCAGGTGGGGACGGTCATCCGTGTGCGCCGCTTCGACCGCCAGACGCGGCGCATCCTTGCGGAATGGGACAGGCCCGTGGTCGTGCATCTGGCCTGCGGGCTGGACGACCGTTTCCTGCGGACGGACTCGGGCAAGGGCGTCCAGGTGGACCTGGACCTGCCGGACGTCATGGCCGTGAGGGAACGCTTCCTTCCGGGCTCGGAGCGCAACCCGCAGATCGGCGCCTCGATGTTCGAGACGGCGTGGATGGACGAACTGCTGGAGCGCTATCCGGGACACCGATTCGCCTTCATCATGGAGGGCGTTCTGATGTACCTGCAGGAGCCGGACATCGAGGGCCTGTTCCGGAACCTGGCCCAACGCTTCCCCGGCGGCGAGCTGCATTTCGACGCGGTCTCGCCCTGGATGGCCCGAAACTCCAAGATGCACGACTCGATTCGGGAGTACGGGGACGACGTGCGGTTCAACTGGGGGCTCGGCGGCCTCAGGGACATCGAGAGCTGGGACCCCGCGCTGAAGTTCGTGGAGGCCGAGTATTACATGAACCAGGAGCTGCGCCGCTGGGGTTGGGCCGTCCTGCTCAACCTCATTCCCCCGCTGGCCAGGGGCGCGAAGATGCTGCTCTACAAGATTCGGAAGGAACGGCCCTCCGAATAG
- a CDS encoding iron-containing alcohol dehydrogenase, producing MITTADVQVEYKFGAGRYWQMPNALDLVGTEARRLGTKACVAGGETALALTRERLSSGLDAAEIPWVEERYSGPATVAKAAALASAATEKGCDVVVGVGGGRALDLAKAAAALLRAPVITVPTSAATCAAYAPLSVLYHENGAYDHCVWHEREVDAVLVDMDIQSAQPPRLMASGILDAMAKYLEISNGRAELDLQDVPIAMHSAHSFARYTYEALERYGYRAVQDLKKGCRTKPLEDTVFLNIALTGMISGITKGRGQTSVAHALYDAVRTHFYRESGNFLHGEIVAVGLLSQLSYNEDEARLPVLRDYMRRLGMPCSLEEIGIRPSEKNLEVLYRDMCQQRFMVQDEAHLTRLKAALNPIR from the coding sequence GTGATTACGACAGCGGATGTGCAGGTGGAGTACAAGTTCGGGGCCGGCCGTTACTGGCAGATGCCGAATGCGTTGGACTTGGTCGGGACGGAGGCGAGACGCCTGGGGACGAAGGCCTGCGTCGCAGGAGGGGAGACGGCGCTCGCCCTTACGCGGGAACGCCTGTCCTCAGGACTCGATGCCGCGGAGATCCCCTGGGTGGAAGAACGGTACAGCGGCCCCGCCACCGTGGCAAAAGCCGCCGCGCTCGCGTCTGCGGCAACGGAAAAGGGCTGCGACGTCGTCGTTGGCGTGGGGGGCGGGCGAGCTCTGGACCTGGCCAAAGCTGCGGCGGCTCTGCTGAGGGCGCCGGTGATCACGGTGCCTACCTCGGCGGCGACCTGCGCGGCGTACGCGCCGCTGAGCGTTCTCTATCATGAGAACGGCGCCTACGATCATTGCGTCTGGCACGAAAGGGAGGTCGATGCGGTGCTGGTGGACATGGACATACAGTCCGCCCAGCCTCCGCGCCTGATGGCGTCCGGGATCCTGGATGCCATGGCCAAGTACCTGGAGATCTCCAACGGCCGGGCAGAACTGGACCTTCAGGATGTCCCCATCGCCATGCACAGCGCGCACTCCTTTGCGCGATACACCTATGAAGCGCTGGAGCGGTACGGATACCGGGCCGTGCAGGACTTGAAGAAGGGATGCCGCACCAAGCCGCTGGAGGACACCGTGTTCCTGAATATCGCATTGACGGGGATGATCAGCGGCATCACCAAGGGCAGGGGGCAGACGTCCGTGGCCCATGCCCTGTACGATGCGGTGCGCACGCATTTTTACCGGGAGTCCGGGAACTTCCTGCATGGAGAGATCGTGGCCGTAGGCCTGCTGTCTCAGCTGTCTTACAACGAGGACGAAGCGCGGCTGCCTGTCTTGAGAGACTATATGCGGCGTCTGGGCATGCCCTGCTCCCTGGAGGAGATCGGTATCCGCCCGTCGGAGAAGAATCTGGAGGTCCTGTATCGCGACATGTGCCAACAACGGTTTATGGTTCAGGACGAGGCGCACCTCACGCGTTTGAAGGCGGCTCTGAATCCGATCCGATAG
- a CDS encoding TAXI family TRAP transporter solute-binding subunit, translated as MKKSVFSFLSLTLLTLLLCASGAGAVQFVNITTGPTGGTYYPVGSAMAKIWTDNIEGLKASAQSSGGTMNNIQLLADGEAEAAFADGLYYDAYNGHKNYEGKPQSFLRAAVPLYPEAIHLLAARDSGIETLQDLKGKRVAVGAVGGSTMLTAFQLLRLAGLDPEKDIVPENLGHADVVAAFADKRIDASVTIGAIGIASAKETTTLGTAYLVAIPQAVVEKICGETPYFSPLTIPEGTYKNQAKAIGTFSSPNILAVHEKLDDELVYRMTKALFEHKEDLVAVSARMSAMNPESIAHVGIPVHPGALRYYKEKGILK; from the coding sequence ATGAAAAAATCTGTGTTCTCGTTCCTTTCCCTGACGCTCCTTACCCTGCTCCTGTGTGCCTCCGGCGCTGGGGCCGTCCAGTTCGTCAACATCACAACGGGTCCGACGGGCGGCACCTATTATCCCGTGGGCTCCGCGATGGCCAAAATCTGGACGGACAACATCGAAGGGCTCAAGGCGAGCGCCCAGTCCTCCGGGGGGACCATGAACAACATCCAGCTGCTCGCCGACGGAGAGGCCGAGGCTGCCTTTGCCGACGGCCTCTACTACGACGCCTATAACGGGCACAAGAACTACGAGGGCAAGCCACAGTCCTTCCTGCGCGCCGCCGTGCCCCTCTATCCCGAGGCTATCCACCTGCTCGCGGCACGGGACAGCGGCATCGAGACCCTTCAGGATCTGAAGGGCAAGCGAGTTGCCGTGGGGGCCGTGGGCGGCAGCACCATGCTGACGGCCTTCCAGCTCCTGCGCCTGGCCGGGCTCGATCCCGAGAAGGACATCGTCCCGGAGAACCTGGGACATGCGGACGTGGTCGCTGCGTTCGCGGACAAACGCATCGACGCCTCCGTCACCATCGGGGCCATCGGGATAGCCAGCGCCAAGGAGACGACCACGCTGGGGACGGCCTACCTCGTCGCCATACCGCAGGCCGTCGTCGAAAAAATATGCGGGGAAACGCCCTACTTCAGCCCCCTGACGATTCCCGAAGGGACCTACAAAAACCAGGCGAAGGCCATTGGGACCTTCAGCAGCCCCAATATCCTGGCCGTGCACGAGAAGTTGGACGACGAGCTCGTCTATCGAATGACCAAGGCTCTTTTCGAGCACAAGGAGGACCTCGTCGCCGTCAGCGCACGGATGTCGGCCATGAATCCGGAGTCCATCGCCCACGTTGGCATTCCCGTGCACCCGGGTGCGCTGCGCTACTATAAAGAGAAGGGGATCCTGAAATAG
- a CDS encoding TRAP transporter permease — MASFASEGPEDSPSSPLGMPFIDNIRTNTAFALCVAMSLFHLYTAGIGLLQTPVQRAVHVGFVLVLVFLLYPLRRGWRWADVFLVLCSIAGTGYIALFSDAIALRGGKVLPYELVLGSLTLIAVLEAGRRVLGRTLPLLGLAFLLYCRYGRYAPSIFMHRGYSLERIVQHLYLTTEGVFGVAVGVSSTFIFLFILFGAFLSGSGGARFFNNLALSLTGRSPGGSAKVAIVASGLLGTINGSSIANVATTGAFTIPLMKRAGYTPEEAGAIEACASSGGQLMPPIMGAGAFVMSEFLNVPYARILSAALVPALLYYTGLFLNVHLRARRAGLAGLGEDAPSVREVLRDDGHLLLPLLLIVIMLMRAYTPLKAAFWGILVMVGVAGLRRHTRMGPRLVVKALADGARGALGTGIACAVVGFVVGGSSLTALGPTLSDNILDLAGGALLPTLLLAMAACLLLGMGLPTTANYIVTSTVVVPALVKMGVPPLSAHMFVFYFGIMADISPPVCLASFTAAGIAGADAAGTGARALLFALTSFLIPYLFIYSPAILIEGASSLSVLEVSAGSAVGIVAFAAALQGWWGVRLGAPLRAAALVAGALCFVPHTPLRIVGILASLGLGHAARRGGRVFRQRKGGA, encoded by the coding sequence ATGGCCTCATTCGCCTCCGAGGGGCCTGAGGATTCCCCCTCTTCGCCCCTCGGGATGCCCTTCATCGACAATATCAGGACGAACACGGCGTTCGCGCTCTGCGTCGCCATGTCCCTGTTCCACCTCTACACCGCGGGGATCGGCCTTCTCCAAACGCCCGTCCAGCGTGCGGTTCACGTCGGGTTCGTCCTGGTCCTGGTCTTTCTGCTGTACCCGCTGAGGAGGGGATGGCGCTGGGCCGATGTGTTCCTGGTCCTATGCTCCATAGCCGGGACGGGGTACATCGCCCTCTTCTCCGACGCCATCGCCCTGCGGGGCGGCAAGGTCCTGCCCTACGAGCTCGTCCTGGGAAGCCTTACTCTGATCGCCGTCCTGGAGGCGGGACGGCGCGTCCTGGGGCGGACGCTGCCCCTGCTGGGCCTGGCCTTCCTGCTCTACTGCCGTTACGGGCGCTATGCCCCGTCGATCTTCATGCATCGGGGCTACTCCCTGGAGCGGATCGTCCAGCACCTGTACCTGACAACGGAGGGCGTCTTCGGCGTGGCGGTCGGGGTCTCCTCCACGTTCATCTTCCTGTTCATCCTGTTCGGAGCTTTCCTCTCCGGCAGCGGAGGGGCCCGGTTCTTCAACAACCTGGCCCTCTCGTTGACGGGAAGGAGCCCGGGCGGCTCCGCGAAGGTGGCTATCGTCGCCTCGGGACTGCTGGGGACGATCAACGGTTCCTCCATCGCCAACGTGGCCACCACCGGAGCCTTCACCATTCCGTTGATGAAGAGGGCCGGTTACACGCCCGAGGAGGCCGGAGCCATCGAGGCCTGCGCCTCCTCGGGGGGGCAGCTCATGCCTCCGATCATGGGGGCCGGCGCCTTCGTGATGAGCGAGTTCCTGAACGTCCCCTATGCCCGAATCCTGTCCGCCGCACTCGTCCCCGCCCTGCTCTACTATACGGGCCTCTTCCTGAACGTCCACCTCAGGGCCCGCAGGGCCGGCCTGGCGGGATTGGGCGAGGATGCCCCAAGTGTCCGGGAGGTCCTGAGGGACGACGGGCACCTCCTGCTGCCGCTCCTCCTGATCGTCATTATGCTGATGCGCGCCTACACGCCGCTCAAGGCGGCCTTCTGGGGCATTCTCGTGATGGTTGGCGTCGCCGGGCTGCGACGTCATACCCGCATGGGGCCGCGGCTCGTCGTCAAGGCCCTTGCGGACGGGGCTCGCGGTGCGCTCGGGACGGGCATCGCCTGCGCCGTCGTCGGGTTCGTCGTCGGGGGAAGCTCCCTGACCGCCCTGGGCCCGACGCTCTCCGACAATATCCTGGACCTCGCCGGCGGAGCCCTGCTGCCCACCCTGCTCCTGGCCATGGCGGCCTGCCTTCTCCTCGGCATGGGGCTCCCCACGACGGCCAACTACATCGTGACCAGCACGGTGGTCGTCCCCGCCCTCGTCAAGATGGGCGTGCCGCCCCTCTCCGCTCACATGTTCGTCTTCTACTTCGGGATCATGGCGGACATCAGCCCTCCGGTCTGCCTGGCCTCCTTCACGGCGGCGGGGATAGCCGGAGCGGACGCGGCCGGTACGGGGGCCCGGGCGCTGCTTTTCGCGCTCACCTCCTTCCTGATCCCCTACCTCTTCATCTACAGCCCCGCGATCCTCATCGAGGGCGCCTCGTCCCTCTCCGTCCTGGAGGTGTCGGCGGGATCGGCCGTCGGCATCGTCGCCTTCGCCGCGGCCCTGCAGGGGTGGTGGGGCGTGCGCCTGGGCGCTCCCCTGCGTGCCGCGGCCCTCGTTGCGGGGGCGTTGTGCTTCGTCCCGCATACCCCTTTACGGATCGTCGGAATCCTGGCGTCGTTGGGGCTCGGCCATGCGGCCCGCCGGGGCGGGAGGGTTTTTCGTCAAAGAAAGGGGGGTGCGTAA